Proteins from a single region of Verrucomicrobiota bacterium JB022:
- the folD gene encoding bifunctional methylenetetrahydrofolate dehydrogenase/methenyltetrahydrofolate cyclohydrolase FolD, producing the protein MAQLIDGNAIAAQIVEELTVEVSALPADSRPCVVFIRVGEDPASVFYVRKKEKTAAQIGMTSRVQVYEPTISEKDLLAEIDQLNADPDVHGILVQAPLPAHMDERTVFNRVSPDKDVDGFSVANLGRLVQEDPNAFVACTPAGVVELLARTNIETQGKHVVVLGRSLIVGKPAALLMMRKGPLANATVTVCHSRTNDLPSITRQADILIAAIGKAEFVTGNMVKPGATVIDVGINRVEDATQKKGYRIAGDVNFAEVEPKVAAITPVPGGVGPMTVAMLMRNTYKAFQLSKRA; encoded by the coding sequence ATGGCCCAACTGATCGACGGAAACGCCATCGCGGCACAAATTGTGGAAGAATTGACGGTAGAGGTCTCCGCCTTGCCTGCTGATAGCCGCCCCTGTGTGGTTTTTATCCGGGTGGGTGAAGACCCCGCCTCGGTCTTCTATGTCCGCAAAAAGGAAAAGACAGCTGCCCAGATCGGCATGACCAGCCGCGTGCAGGTCTACGAGCCCACGATCTCGGAAAAAGACCTGCTGGCCGAGATCGACCAGCTGAACGCCGATCCGGACGTCCATGGCATTCTGGTCCAAGCTCCCCTGCCCGCCCACATGGACGAGCGCACGGTCTTCAACCGCGTGAGCCCCGACAAGGACGTAGATGGCTTCAGCGTCGCGAACCTCGGGCGCCTCGTGCAGGAAGACCCGAACGCCTTCGTCGCCTGCACCCCTGCGGGCGTCGTGGAATTGCTGGCCCGCACCAATATCGAAACCCAGGGCAAGCACGTCGTTGTGCTCGGCCGCAGCCTGATCGTGGGCAAGCCCGCCGCCCTGTTGATGATGCGCAAGGGCCCGCTGGCGAACGCCACCGTGACCGTCTGCCATTCGCGCACCAACGACCTCCCGAGCATCACCCGCCAGGCGGACATTTTGATCGCCGCTATCGGCAAGGCGGAGTTTGTGACCGGCAACATGGTGAAGCCCGGCGCTACGGTGATCGATGTGGGGATCAACCGGGTCGAAGATGCGACCCAGAAGAAGGGCTACCGCATCGCTGGGGACGTGAATTTTGCCGAAGTGGAGCCCAAGGTGGCCGCCATCACTCCCGTGCCCGGCGGTGTCGGGCCGATGACGGTTGCCATGTTGATGCGCAACACTTACAAAGCGTTCCAACTCTCGAAGCGCGCCTGA
- a CDS encoding response regulator: MKPPLVLVVDDQPINVRLLERKLDRVGMRVHSAFSGVEALEQVRQERPDVILLDIMMPMMDGIEVCRRVKEDPQTRDIPVIFITAKTSKEGKLEGLNVGAADYITKPIDLDETVARISTQLRIQENYRQNLELSNRLAESRRHAAVAHVTEGIAHNLNNLLGVVVGYLDLMRASLDHRERLVRTSDKLDQAVKRMVGIVRELTTIAEFDRVRKSAIPVPAVLHNAIQRFKAEYQVPEAVVVVNNPVGDLSIDTNQEMLEDIIGRLLINAYESYADGTPPTERGLWLETSTEKGEFCEYLRVVVSDHGMGVKESMADTVFEPFVSRHPAVGRGMGLTIVRHATNSLGGTVKLEKHHDGQAGTQAVLLHPIRDPLTDEFDVLASQPDDANEA; this comes from the coding sequence ATGAAGCCCCCGCTTGTCCTGGTCGTCGATGACCAACCGATCAACGTTCGCCTCCTTGAGCGCAAGCTCGATCGGGTGGGCATGCGGGTGCACTCTGCCTTCAGCGGCGTCGAGGCTCTGGAACAAGTCCGGCAGGAGCGGCCCGACGTGATCCTGCTCGACATCATGATGCCGATGATGGACGGCATCGAAGTGTGCCGACGGGTGAAAGAAGACCCGCAGACGCGCGATATCCCGGTTATCTTCATCACTGCCAAGACCTCCAAGGAGGGCAAACTCGAAGGCCTCAACGTAGGTGCGGCGGACTATATCACCAAACCGATCGACCTCGACGAGACGGTGGCGCGGATCAGCACACAGCTGCGCATCCAGGAGAATTACCGCCAGAATCTCGAGTTGAGCAATCGCTTGGCCGAATCGCGCCGGCACGCCGCCGTCGCGCATGTGACGGAGGGCATTGCCCACAACCTCAACAACCTGTTGGGCGTCGTGGTCGGCTACCTCGACCTGATGCGTGCGTCGCTCGACCACCGCGAACGTCTAGTGCGCACCAGCGACAAGCTGGACCAGGCCGTCAAACGCATGGTGGGGATCGTGCGCGAGCTGACGACGATCGCGGAGTTTGACCGGGTGCGAAAATCCGCCATTCCGGTCCCTGCCGTGCTCCACAACGCGATCCAGCGTTTCAAGGCCGAGTATCAGGTGCCGGAAGCCGTGGTGGTGGTCAACAACCCGGTGGGCGATCTCTCGATCGACACCAACCAGGAGATGCTCGAAGACATTATCGGGCGGCTGTTGATCAACGCCTACGAGAGCTACGCCGATGGCACCCCGCCTACCGAACGCGGCCTCTGGCTGGAGACGAGCACCGAAAAGGGTGAATTTTGCGAATACCTGCGCGTGGTGGTGAGCGACCATGGCATGGGCGTCAAGGAAAGCATGGCCGATACCGTGTTTGAGCCCTTCGTCTCGCGGCACCCAGCAGTGGGCCGCGGCATGGGCCTGACCATTGTCCGCCACGCGACCAACAGCCTTGGTGGCACGGTGAAGTTGGAAAAGCACCATGATGGGCAGGCTGGCACGCAAGCCGTCTTGCTGCACCCGATTCGCGATCCGCTGACCGATGAGTTCGATGTGCTGGCCAGCCAGCCCGACGATGCAAACGAGGCTTAA
- the proC gene encoding pyrroline-5-carboxylate reductase, whose protein sequence is MAKIAFIGAGRMASAIVAGLLRHRVAAPEQIICTSAADNTGPELAEKTGIGYTESLDELFGDADTVVLACKPQQLGQLPDNVAELGRKRLIISILAGTPIAKLQSVFPTARNIVRAMPNTPGQIGAGITAYAASSELDHEDDQMVKSILDALGETVTVTEDQIDAVTGVSGSGPAYVFEFVAALRDAGVAAGLDAELSYRLALQTVRGAGELLNVVPETPETHRNWVSSPGGTTLAGLAVMEQAGFRELMKRTVLAAKHRAEELAQG, encoded by the coding sequence ATGGCGAAGATCGCTTTCATTGGGGCCGGACGCATGGCAAGTGCCATCGTAGCCGGGTTGTTGCGTCACCGCGTGGCCGCGCCGGAGCAGATCATCTGCACCAGCGCAGCCGACAATACCGGGCCGGAGTTGGCGGAAAAGACCGGCATCGGCTACACCGAGAGCCTCGACGAATTGTTTGGCGATGCCGATACCGTAGTTCTCGCCTGCAAGCCCCAGCAGCTGGGCCAGCTGCCAGACAATGTGGCTGAGCTGGGCCGTAAGCGCCTGATCATCTCGATCCTGGCCGGCACCCCCATTGCCAAGCTGCAAAGCGTCTTCCCCACCGCTCGCAACATCGTGCGTGCCATGCCCAACACCCCCGGCCAGATCGGCGCGGGCATTACCGCCTACGCGGCCAGCAGCGAGCTCGACCATGAAGACGACCAGATGGTAAAGAGCATCCTCGATGCGCTCGGCGAAACCGTGACGGTGACGGAAGACCAGATCGACGCGGTTACGGGCGTCAGCGGCAGCGGCCCGGCGTACGTTTTTGAATTTGTAGCCGCCCTGCGCGATGCGGGCGTGGCGGCAGGTCTCGACGCCGAGCTGAGCTACCGTCTGGCGCTGCAGACCGTGCGCGGGGCCGGCGAACTCCTCAATGTGGTGCCGGAGACCCCGGAAACGCATCGCAATTGGGTATCGTCACCCGGCGGCACGACCCTCGCGGGCCTCGCCGTGATGGAACAGGCTGGCTTTCGCGAGCTGATGAAGCGCACCGTGCTGGCCGCCAAGCATCGGGCGGAAGAACTGGCCCAGGGCTAG